The window TCCAGAGAATTAGATTCCATGCTTAACAGATGGTTTATTGAAGACTCTGGTGTTGCTAGTGTAAGATGATGACTACTTTTGtcctttctaatttatttatttctgtgttaacaCTTTAAACTTAAGAATTGATTAGTTTATAAGCTTCTCGAAGTTAAACCTGATTTGTGTTCCAGAGAATTAGATTCCATGCTTAACAGATGGTTTATTGAAGACTCTGGTGTTGCTAGTGTAAGATGATGACTACTTTTTGtcctttctaatttatttatttctgtgttaacaCTTTAAACTTAAGAATTGATTAGTTTATAAGCTTCTCGAAGTTAAACCTGATTTGTGTTCCAGAGAATTAGATTCCATGCTTAACAGATGGTTTATTGAAGACTCTGGTGTTGCTAGTGTAAGATGATGACTACTTTTTGtcctttctaatttatttatttctgtgttaacaCTTTAAACTTAAGAATTGATTAGTTTTAAAAGTACACTTTCTGGCAACCCTTGCACAGTCCCAACCTAATGTAAGATTGGACCACTTCTTCCCGAGATAATAGCCTTGATAAGGCATGACAGAGACTCCACAAGAGGTAGGTGTCATTCATGTTCATTTGCAAGTGTTCATTAAGATGTATAGTCTGCAGTTGATTTACATTTATCAACAGAGTATTATTTTAAGCAGTGTGTTGTTTCTGATTCTTAGACCTTTGACAGTCAGTATATGCACAATGGATTGCTACATTACTGTTTTGTAAAATTCCTTGTCCATAAAGTTGAAAATGTGTCATTGTGAGGTGAGCATATTGAACTGAAGTATTCAAGTATATTATAGTTATTCACACTTCTGAAAACCACAGAAACGTTTCCCTTATTATTATGTCTCCATCAACAGCttacactgtttaaaacatgtAAGCAGGATGATGTGCTTCACCTGTTTTTGTTgtcatattttattgtaatgttgttACAGAACAGTCTAGACAACAGTACCTCAGCTTCCAAACATTCATTGTCAATGGTtttcactgtaaaatacattgaagCTATACTCtcctctttacatgtaagatgtTCAGTTTTGGACCAGTTCTCTGTTGTTATTTGGCAGTCTTTATGATGCTCCTTCACAAGGCATAGTTAGAATTAAATAATTCCTTATCATTCTGAAAATCATCAGTGGAGACATAGTACAACATCTGGTACactttacaaatatacacagTTGTATTTATCCCTTGATTGTGTTACTGTAGCAGCCACAGAACTATTGCTTACCCTCAAACGTCATATAGATACTTATTTTTACCCATTGTTTTATAGCTTAACTGTCTTATTACTAGAAGTATTTGTATGTGTGAGGTACAGTGATTTTAGTCACTGTACAAACtaacctttatatatatttttatctttttgcatgagtatttagcagtttaaaataattgtatgatGAATGGTTGATCTCTGAAAGAATTAGTCTCTTATTACTTATACACGTGAAAAATAGTGCTTAGTTTTCAGCAAATGTGCATAAAAAATAGGCCTGGAAGTTTTAACTTGTAACTGAGATAACTATACCAATTACAACTTTGTTTTGACATAAAAGAAAGCATTTAACCATGACTCTCAATGTATTGGTGTAATGTTTGCATTCTTGAACTATATTAAACCATTTATGTATAATAGAATGACTAAATGCTTTATGTTCATAAATGTCAGCTGCTGtgacaattttatatttagtgcaaggaatattttattatttaaatttgtaagtaTCAATGTTCTAAATTTGATATTTGTAATTTAACCAACATAGTCCAACCTGTGGGATGACAACCAAATTGTAATAAAGTGGCTCACCACTCAGCTGAAAGACTCAAATGATCAGACCCTCAAAACAAATagcttttattatttgaaacaagATCTGCTTGTATCTCAAATCAAGAGgttagttttgtttcttaactaaaatatttttgacagtGTAATTCTGTTTTATATCACTCAGTACATATGTTCAGCTGATTACCCTGAATGCATTTTTTAATTTGCTAACAAGAATTATTGAATAAGTTAACTTCTTGTATGAAGTGCGGTCTCTTTATGCAATTAAATGTGTTTGTAACAGCTACAATTGTTTTTTACTTGTTCAAATGAAAACTGCAAGCCTTATATGTTACATAAAATGGGTTTAAAGTTTGAATTTGTTGagtgttttgtataatattttaaatgtttggaaGTCAGTAATTAATAGCTAAAGTGATGGAACACGTTTGTCAAGTTTGTCATATTATATAAAAGTCTTAAATCTTGTAACTGAAACTTttagtgtaattgttttgtttttctcttcttcgTAAAACTGGTATCAAAAcatttactaaatgtattatcatCATTATCTGTGCTAACATTATATCCCATATATATAAGCTAAGAATAAAAGTAACCTTCCACCATGAAATGCACAAATATTTCTTGTATTACAACCTGTTAAGGTTATGTGTCAATCATCAACTGTATTTAGTTAGAGAATCATAGAGTCAATAGACTCTACACATAGGGACAACAGCCAAGGTTATGATAATAGGTATGATACAAATATGCACACTAAAAAAATTTAACACTGACAgagaattttactttaaaagatgatTGTCACTCAATTTCCTTTGTTCTCCTACTAACCAACAAACCCAAACACAAGGCCAAAAAACATCACTAagataccaaaccagaaagtgaccaaccCACCAAACTGTtcatctgttttgttgtttttatagttttgtttaagATTACTACAAATAATTTATCACTAATGTAAGTTTAAACCCAAATCCAATCTATGTGTTCTTGGGCAGTGCATGATgtcatttttcagttttaataactagtagtaattcaaaagaaaactttattctAGAATAGATGGTGCTACCTCATGAAGTTAGCTTTCCTAAAGAAATCTGGTATTCCTTTAAAAAGCTAAAGTATAGGATGAAACAGCCATTAGCAGCTAATAATAGATGGACAGTAGATGACAGCAACTTGAAGAATGcttaatgctttgtacactatacaattggTGGCTTTAAGGAGCCAACCctgtattatgtatgaagtgaaagaATGAAGAAATTCAATACACatagtattaaattttattatacacattcATACAATACACTAACTTTCAATCAGGGGAAACATTTTCACAAACCaagtaatgaaaaacattttgtgaatttaAAGTAATGTAGGGATGTCAGTGCAAAAATAATCCAAACAAGAATATAGAGATGACAAAGTTTTACATGGATCATCTTTACATGactttcattattaaaatttagtgttacactggaaaatgtacaagtataaAATGGTTATGAGGCTAGTTCTATTGACCAACACTGTATTAAGAGTCTGTAATaaactaaacatgttttgattcaATTTGATATTCGTAATATGTAAGTGTTATTAGTATTGTGGATACACTACACTGATGTGATAAACAAACTGTATGCCAACAGATAAAAACACATAACTTCTAACTGTGGTAGTATTAAAGTAAAGTATATATTTCACAGTGTAACATtcaattttaatactaaaattcatgtaggaataatttatttattaccctATATTCTTGTTTCTATTGATTTTTGCTCTACCAtccatttcattttacatttataaagtgttttttattacttgtttaatttataaaatgttttttatcactCATTTGTTTTGATCAGatgtattatacaataataataataatatatattaaactacttCTGTGTTACGAAGGACCAGGCATTGTCTATTAGTCACTGTACTTAGACTATAAATCTTATAATTCAGCATTCATGTCTCATTGCCATGAAAAATGTGCTTCACACTGTAGGTtcatggatgcgttataagagtgttagccaaattccactattcaatcAGACAAAAGTAGCCCagcagttggtggtgggtgctgctCTCCCTTTATCATTTCTTAATTCAGAATGTCTAATATACATTTGCACaaaatttctaataacaaaacttgttataactaaatataaacatcACTTTTGGCTATTTCTACAGTATGTGTTGCTAATGgctaaacaaaatcacaaaatgtGAAAGTTTTATGGCCAACTGTAAGTTTGAGGTTTCTGAGAAGAGCATTTCTGCAAAACTGAACTTCTACTGATACCCTcccaaactattttaaaatattttactttcattttaaatatcCAACTAGCTTTATAACTGTGAAAATactataaacattaattaataaaaaataataattttgttactttacatgtaatatttgagaaccataaacattttgttatatttgtttttacacttaTACTAAATGTGAATAGATGGTTCCAAAGAAATTTCTTAGTCCTCTAAACGTTGTTGCTACAAGATTACGAGAGACTGGACATACAAGTTGACCATTTtagtatttgtttcatatttttaaaaaataatgttatttttatgagCATTTATAAAAGTTCAATAATGGTAAAATATCCTATTAAGATGAGAGTCTAAGGAACATTTTCAATCAGCataagatattaaaacatttgttttagacTTAGTATCACTTTCTTTTCTAACTGTTATGATTAGGTTTCCTTTAACATTTTTGTTGATACTTTCACTTCCAGTGTTGTTCATGATCTGCCAGACATGGCTTCAGATCTTGCAAAAAGTCTTATCCATATGTTGAGCCCTCAGCAGCGAACAGAAATTCAGGAGATTATCAACTCCTTAGATTGTTCTGTCTCAGTTCCAAAATCAACCAAAAGGCTCTCAACTCGACGTAGCTCTATCCCTGTAGGGGTGCTGGAACTTCGAGAAACAGCACATGAGCAACATCACAATTCACACAGCAGATTGAATCAAAGACCCTCTGTTATAGAAGATTTAGAGTTTCAACCAAACATCAGTCGACGAGGGTCATGGATACCTGCTGacacattttaaattgtttgaattaatctgaatattgtttatttttctttcatacaaATGTAGAATaattgagttttttttaatttagtttttatttttgggATATGGAGTTTTtgcttttttcagttttatttttacatacttcTTGCTGTATACATTATTCacatgattaattaaaattattttaaattaaaatcagtatttaaattaacattttgtttaaagtgAAGTCTCAAACAATTGCAAGAACATCTATCTTCTAATTCTTTTTTgcattgaaaataaaagtatttcagaAGTCTTTTGTAAATATTGTCTTCACTCTATATTCTGACCTGCTCTAAAAGTGTGAAGGTATTTTCATGCACCTtgatcaaaaataaacaaatataaagtgatAGAAAATGTTACTACAAAGTAACCATAGAGCTCTGCATGGACTGTGTTTTGATTTACTTAAATTAACTTTgacgttttaaataataaacttgtaGTGTGACTATGACTAAAAAGTCAACTTGCTCTTGAATATCTCATGTAAGTGTCCAAAATGCATTGAAAGTGTTTTACACCAATCAAATTTTGAAGCATGATTTGGCACTTTTAAGTACCCAGTAGTAGGCCTAAGATAATTTACGTGTGGCAAGGTGTCAGtttcatttgatattttctttaaacTTGAAACCCTTTACAGGTTGAAGAGTTTGAGATAATCTGTCACTAGGAAAAACatgttactgaaaataaaaatccaTGATAATCCTTCAACATGGTTATGTTATTACAAAAGAATGCTTAGGTTATATTGTTTGGCCATACATGACTTGGCAGTTAGTGCTTTGAACTACAGATTAAAAAGAATCAAATTCACACTTTAATGACACTGTACTTACACTTAAAACTGTAAGTGCATTTTAAGAATTCAAAGCTTATGGGGTTGTCAGTGTTGCTGGctggctgctttctctctctggtcagtagttcaagaTTAGAAACAGGTATATGTGAACCATAGGGGTCTGATGCCTTGCCAGAAGTTTGGCTCAGGTTGTCCTGTTTGAAGATAACTATACCTACTATTGTTGTTATAAATCTTGCTGAAAGAAAGTATTCCTATGGCATTGTAAACCTTTCCTATAAAGTAGTATCATAAGTTTGTCTGATctgtatacttttttatttacattcccAGTGACATggcagtatgtctgtgaacttgcAATGcatgatacccatgatgggcacagcacagatagcctattgtgtagatttgtggtTAACTATTAGACAGAAACTTAATGAATGGTTattaaaaaatgtatgtatatatattaacctGACTTCATCACTGAATTAACAGAACTTTTTCAATACCTTGTCTTCACTAACCCATGAAACTTGTACCTATTTAATTGTTAGTAACCTCATAAACATGGAAAAAAACAAGgattttctattatattaaaTTGGACTGTTTATTCCAGTCCATCCCTTTATGATTTCTTATTTGAGGATTTCTATACACATTTTCAATATGAATATATTACTGTATTAGGTATGGCCTAATACACAGTGTGTTTGGGTGCAGATTACTAGATCTAAGGTTGGAGATACTATAGGCCACTGAACACACTCAGAACTTTCAGCAGAGAGGACGTAATAGTTGgagcatttttgttgttgtttgtaaagcTCAAAGCCAAATAATGGGGCTACTTGTACTATGCTtgccacaagtatcgaaacctagttttaatgttataattcatCGTACTTACTGCTGTGGTACGTGAAGATACAGAGCAGTTAATCTCACAAATTGATTAAGAATAACCCAAGccttattattaacatttaaacagaCTGTGTTTATAGGaaagtattaatattaatgttgtagTATACAAAGTCAAAATTTCCCTTTCTGTTGTTTCTGCCCCTCATAATCTTCGGACTCTTACACagttatcacagttaatgtatgaACTCCTAAACTTGCTACATCATCAACAGTTCACGtgttttgtagaaataaatattcAACGTATTAGGGGTAATACGTACTAGGATTTCTAGTAgcctgaaatttaaatttaaaaatcaattgaattttgatatatatcaaatatatgatatttgccaacaagattgatacacataattttctttcttaacagaaattattttaacggttattacaaaaattggtttatgtacaagagttttacaaactatattgaGCTCTGGTCaagagctgaatattttatcgacggtccaggtccacgccgagcaaattaattctgagttacaACTTGCTTACACTTCTATTTAGCTatcttttcttggctggcctcacaccgctTACAAACAGACTTTTCttcgatgaagatatttaataccctcgtagaaatactaaagtccgaagttaattcacagatgtttgtaatgttcgaaatctataaacgtttctggtcagatatctatagttttccgattaataagcgtttatcacaattataacttctgagGCTTATAGTTCACTGACTGTAGCAGGGAAGTCAGAGGCAGGTCGAACCCCGGGGACAGTTATGTCACCGGGTCccattttgaagtcttcataAATTCGTGGGCGTATGAAGAATTTTTCTGGTAGGCGGAAGCCAGATGTGTTGAGAATTTACATTTTTAGAGGCAAAGTGATTTCCCGCAGTGCTGCGATTTTTCTttaagtatattattaaaatgagaATGCGTTATTCTTCATCCCATAATTTCCCGAAAGTGTAGCCTCCCTGACCCTCCCTCTCGTTAAGGCTGGACTGTAGCGACCAAAAAGTATTTGTTCTGTCTCTCTGCGCGTCGGTTTGTATACTTTAAGGCAAGATTCTCTAGTGTTCGAAccgagaaggtcgaaacgttgttcgctggTTTTTCGTAAGCTATACATTGACATCACTGAAGATTCTCTAGTGTTCGAAGATAAGCTCTCGagaaaatctacaaatttagataaCAGGTAGGACTTGCGCAATGCACATCCAACAATATTCGTCAAATGcatcaaactaaaacaaacgtaggtattaagtGAATGTATAAATATGTTACACCCACTCCAAGATTTTGCTGAAATAGTGACATTAAGTGTAAATTGAATTATTACAGTCTTTTTGAATTTGTTTCTAATTGTTTTCCCgccaaaaaaaaatagttttaagttttgtGATTATTTTAGCAACCTAATATGTGCTATAAATACAGCTGTACTACTTTTTTGTGGTGTTTTATATCTAAGCCATCGGGAAAAAACGCTGATAAACGCACAGTTTTGGTTCGGTTGTTGCTCAGCACAAAACTACGTTATGGGTTATCTATTCtctgctaaccacgggtatcaaaatcagAAATTTAGGAtcataagtctgaaggcttactgCTGAACTGCTAAGGGCGATGAAGACAAAAACGATTAATTCGTGAAGACGAGAAAcacgcttgaagtaaaaatgtatttcaagacggctggtatcgGTACtaaagcttttattaaaatagagaacaatgtttcgactttcttaggtcatcttcaggctaacgaaagttttaatacctataccagccgtcttgagattcATAAACGATTACTTTTTAAGAAAAGACGATAGAAGCCTTTTGCTGCGTATGTTCTAACACTGTTAAAGTTTATTGGCTGAACATTAATTGATTGCCGCTTCTGATAAAACTGATTTATACTTTTGTCTTTATGTTTCTGTCATGACATCTGAAACTGTAGTGTCTCATAATCTAACATGCATAAAGGttgtaacaaaattaacaaaagagCACCGCATGTAATCGCTATTGTTTCTAAACGTCTCGTACGAAGGTAGTCAGACATCGGTATATCTTTGTAGATAAAATGGGCTGTAATGCCTCGTCTCTTTACAACTTGATTCTGTTTGTTGCGTGTCTACTTCTGTTATTTAGGCCAGCTCGAAAGCAGCGCACcctaaaattaacaataaataaaacttgtagcAACAAGAAAACGTTTGAACTCGTGATGAATCACCCCATGTATTTGACTTTGGggagaaaaattaaacattttcatatccACATTACAGCTAATTCTGTTACCTGTGTTTTTTCCTTTGTGTCTTTTCACAGTGGGATATAAACAAAATCAAGTTAACATatttgcttttgttgttgttgttgttgttacatgaGTAAATGAATAAATAGGCCAACGTTTGTTAAGCTGGCGCCCGCGAGTCGTGTtcgaaataaaaacat of the Tachypleus tridentatus isolate NWPU-2018 chromosome 13, ASM421037v1, whole genome shotgun sequence genome contains:
- the LOC143241048 gene encoding acetyl-CoA carboxylase-like; this encodes MLNRWFIEDSGVASSNLWDDNQIVIKWLTTQLKDSNDQTLKTNSFYYLKQDLLVSQIKSVVHDLPDMASDLAKSLIHMLSPQQRTEIQEIINSLDCSVSVPKSTKRLSTRRSSIPVGVLELRETAHEQHHNSHSRLNQRPSVIEDLEFQPNISRRGSWIPADTF